One region of Balaenoptera ricei isolate mBalRic1 chromosome 5, mBalRic1.hap2, whole genome shotgun sequence genomic DNA includes:
- the IDUA gene encoding alpha-L-iduronidase isoform X3, whose protein sequence is MRPPRPRAALLALLAASLAAAEAPHLVRVDAARALRPLQPFWRSTGFCPPPPHSQSDRHDLSWDQQLNLAYVGAVPHGGIEQVRTHWLLDLITARGSARQGLSYNFTHLDRYLDLLRENQLVPGFELMGSPSGRFTDFEDKRQVFEWKDLVSLLARRYIGRYGLKHVSKWNFETWNEPDHHDFDNVSMTLQGFLNYYDACSEGLRAVSSALRLGGPGDSFHPLPRSPLCWSLLGHCHNGTNFFTGEMGVRLDYIALHKKGAGSSIYILEQEAAVVRQIQRLFPKFADTPVYNDEADPLVGWSLPQPWRADVTYAAMVVKRTLTARFQVNDTRPPHVQLLRKPVLTAMALLALLDGEQLWAEVSRGGTVLDSNHTVGVLASAHPPTGPADAWRATVLVYASDDTRAHANRSVPLTLSLHGVPPGPEVVFVQLYMDNWLCSPYSEWRRLGRPVYPSAEQFRRMRAAEDPATVVPLPFPSSGRLTLRPELPMPSLWLVHVCARPEEPPGQVTRLRALPLTRGQLLLVWSDERVGSKCLWTYEIQFSPEGVVYLPISRKPSTFNLFVFSPDTAVVSGSYRVRAVDYWARPGPFSSPVWYLGAPAP, encoded by the exons ATGCGCCCACCTCGCCCCCGCGCCGCGCTGCTCGCGCTCCTGGCCGCGTCCCTTGCGGCCGCCGAGGCTCCGCACCTGGTGCGCGTGGACGCGGCCCGCGCGCTGCGTCCCCTGCAGCCCTTCTGGAGGAGCACCGGCTTCTG TCCCCCACCGCCGCACAGCCAGTCTGACCGGCATGACCTCAGCTGGGACCAGCAGCTCAACCTGGCCTACGTGGGTGCCGTCCCTCATGGTGGCATCGAACAGGTTCGGACCCACTGGCTGCTGGACCTCATCACGGCCAG GGGGTCAGCCAGGCAGGGCCTGAGCTACAACTTCACCCACCTGGACCGGTACCTGGACCTTCTCAGGGAGAACCAGCTCGTCCCAG GCTTTGAGCTGATGGGCAGCCCCTCCGGACGCTTCACTGACTTTGAGGACAAGCGGCAGGTGTTCGAGTGGAAGGACCTGGTCTCGCTCCTGGCCAGGAGATACATCG GTAGGTACGGCCTCAAGCACGTTTCCAAGTGGAATTTCGAGACGTGGAACGAGCCGGACCACCACGACTTTGACAACGTGTCCATGACCTTGCAAG GCTTCTTGAACTACTACGACGCCTGCTCCGAGGGTCTGCGAGCCGTCAGCTCGGCTCTGCGCCTGGGCGGCCCCGGAGACTCCTTCCACCCGCTGCCGCGCTCCCCGCTCTGCTGGAGCCTCCTGGGGCACTGCCACAACGGCACCAACTTCTTCACCGGGGAGATGGGCGTGAGGCTGGACTACATTGCCCTCCACAAGAAG GGCGCGGGCAGCTCCATCTACATCCTGGAGCAGGAGGCGGCGGTCGTGCGGCAGATACAGCGGCTCTTCCCCAAGTTCGCGGACACCCCCGTTTACAACGACGAGGCCGACCCGCTGGTGGGCTGGTCCCTGCCGCAGCCCTGGAGGGCCGACGTGACCTACGCTGCCATGGTCGTGAAG CGCACGCTCACCGCGCGCTTCCAGGTCAACGACACGCGCCCGCCGCACGTGCAGCTGCTGCGCAAGCCGGTGCTCACGGCGATGGCCCTGCTGGCCCTGCTGG ACGGCGAGCAGCTCTGGGCTGAGGTGTCGCGGGGCGGGACGGTGCTGGATAGCAACCACACGGTGGGCGTCCTGGCCAGCGCCCACCCCCCCACGGGCCCCGCCGACGCCTGGCGCGCCACGGTGCTGGTCTACGCGAGCGACGACACCCGCGCCCACGCCAACCGCAGCGTACCCTTGACTCTGAGCTTGCACGGGGTGCCCCCGGGCCCGG AGGTCGTCTTTGTCCAGCTCTACATGGACAACTGGCTCTGCAGCCCCTACAGCGAGTGGCGGCGCCTGGGCAGGCCCGTCTACCCCTCTGCTGAGCAGTTCCGGCGCATGCGCGCGGCCGAG GACCCGGCGACCGTGGTGCCGCTCCCCTTTCCCAGCAGCGGCCGCCTGACGCTGCGTCCTGAGCTTCCTATGCCCTCGCTCTGGCTGGTGCACGTGTGCGCGCGCCCCGAGGAGCCGCCGGGGCAG GTGACCCGGCTTCGTGCTCTGCCCTTGACCCGCGGGCAGCTGCTTTTGGTCTGGTCCGATGAGCGTGTGGGCTCCAA GTGCCTGTGGACCTATGAGATCCAGTTCTCCCCGGAGGGTGTGGTGTACCTGCCCATCAGCAGGAAGCCTTCGACCTTTAACCTCTTCGTGTTCAGCCCAG ACACGGCTGTCGTCTCCGGCTCCTACCGGGTCCGTGCTGTGGACTACTGGGCCCGACCGGGCCCCTTCTCGAGCCCCGTGTGGTACCTGGGGGCCCCTGCCCCGTGA
- the IDUA gene encoding alpha-L-iduronidase isoform X4 has translation MRPPRPRAALLALLAASLAAAEAPHLVRVDAARALRPLQPFWRSTGFCPPPPHSQSDRHDLSWDQQLNLAYVGAVPHGGIEQVRTHWLLDLITARGSARQGLSYNFTHLDRYLDLLRENQLVPGFELMGSPSGRFTDFEDKRQVFEWKDLVSLLARRYIGRYGLKHVSKWNFETWNEPDHHDFDNVSMTLQGFLNYYDACSEGLRAVSSALRLGGPGDSFHPLPRSPLCWSLLGHCHNGTNFFTGEMGVRLDYIALHKKGAGSSIYILEQEAAVVRQIQRLFPKFADTPVYNDEADPLVGWSLPQPWRADVTYAAMVVKVIAQHQNLLVANTSSSVRYALLSNDNAFLSYHPHPFSQRTLTARFQVNDTRPPHVQLLRKPVLTAMALLALLDGEQLWAEVSRGGTVLDSNHTVGVLASAHPPTGPADAWRATVLVYASDDTRAHANRSVPLTLSLHGVPPGPEVVFVQLYMDNWLCSPYSEWRRLGRPVYPSAEQFRRMRAAEDPATVVPLPFPSSGRLTLRPELPMPSLWLVHVCARPEEPPGQVTRLRALPLTRGQLLLVWSDERVGSKCVPVDL, from the exons ATGCGCCCACCTCGCCCCCGCGCCGCGCTGCTCGCGCTCCTGGCCGCGTCCCTTGCGGCCGCCGAGGCTCCGCACCTGGTGCGCGTGGACGCGGCCCGCGCGCTGCGTCCCCTGCAGCCCTTCTGGAGGAGCACCGGCTTCTG TCCCCCACCGCCGCACAGCCAGTCTGACCGGCATGACCTCAGCTGGGACCAGCAGCTCAACCTGGCCTACGTGGGTGCCGTCCCTCATGGTGGCATCGAACAGGTTCGGACCCACTGGCTGCTGGACCTCATCACGGCCAG GGGGTCAGCCAGGCAGGGCCTGAGCTACAACTTCACCCACCTGGACCGGTACCTGGACCTTCTCAGGGAGAACCAGCTCGTCCCAG GCTTTGAGCTGATGGGCAGCCCCTCCGGACGCTTCACTGACTTTGAGGACAAGCGGCAGGTGTTCGAGTGGAAGGACCTGGTCTCGCTCCTGGCCAGGAGATACATCG GTAGGTACGGCCTCAAGCACGTTTCCAAGTGGAATTTCGAGACGTGGAACGAGCCGGACCACCACGACTTTGACAACGTGTCCATGACCTTGCAAG GCTTCTTGAACTACTACGACGCCTGCTCCGAGGGTCTGCGAGCCGTCAGCTCGGCTCTGCGCCTGGGCGGCCCCGGAGACTCCTTCCACCCGCTGCCGCGCTCCCCGCTCTGCTGGAGCCTCCTGGGGCACTGCCACAACGGCACCAACTTCTTCACCGGGGAGATGGGCGTGAGGCTGGACTACATTGCCCTCCACAAGAAG GGCGCGGGCAGCTCCATCTACATCCTGGAGCAGGAGGCGGCGGTCGTGCGGCAGATACAGCGGCTCTTCCCCAAGTTCGCGGACACCCCCGTTTACAACGACGAGGCCGACCCGCTGGTGGGCTGGTCCCTGCCGCAGCCCTGGAGGGCCGACGTGACCTACGCTGCCATGGTCGTGAAG GTCATCGCACAGCACCAGAACCTGCTGGTGGCCAACACCAGCTCCTCCGTGCGCTACGCGCTCCTAAGCAACGACAACGCCTTCCTGAGTTACCACCCGCACCCCTTCTCTCAGCGCACGCTCACCGCGCGCTTCCAGGTCAACGACACGCGCCCGCCGCACGTGCAGCTGCTGCGCAAGCCGGTGCTCACGGCGATGGCCCTGCTGGCCCTGCTGG ACGGCGAGCAGCTCTGGGCTGAGGTGTCGCGGGGCGGGACGGTGCTGGATAGCAACCACACGGTGGGCGTCCTGGCCAGCGCCCACCCCCCCACGGGCCCCGCCGACGCCTGGCGCGCCACGGTGCTGGTCTACGCGAGCGACGACACCCGCGCCCACGCCAACCGCAGCGTACCCTTGACTCTGAGCTTGCACGGGGTGCCCCCGGGCCCGG AGGTCGTCTTTGTCCAGCTCTACATGGACAACTGGCTCTGCAGCCCCTACAGCGAGTGGCGGCGCCTGGGCAGGCCCGTCTACCCCTCTGCTGAGCAGTTCCGGCGCATGCGCGCGGCCGAG GACCCGGCGACCGTGGTGCCGCTCCCCTTTCCCAGCAGCGGCCGCCTGACGCTGCGTCCTGAGCTTCCTATGCCCTCGCTCTGGCTGGTGCACGTGTGCGCGCGCCCCGAGGAGCCGCCGGGGCAG GTGACCCGGCTTCGTGCTCTGCCCTTGACCCGCGGGCAGCTGCTTTTGGTCTGGTCCGATGAGCGTGTGGGCTCCAAGTGC GTGCCTGTGGACCTATGA
- the IDUA gene encoding alpha-L-iduronidase isoform X2 — protein MRPPRPRAALLALLAASLAAAEAPHLVRVDAARALRPLQPFWRSTGFCPPPPHSQSDRHDLSWDQQLNLAYVGAVPHGGIEQVRTHWLLDLITARGSARQGLSYNFTHLDRYLDLLRENQLVPGRYGLKHVSKWNFETWNEPDHHDFDNVSMTLQGFLNYYDACSEGLRAVSSALRLGGPGDSFHPLPRSPLCWSLLGHCHNGTNFFTGEMGVRLDYIALHKKGAGSSIYILEQEAAVVRQIQRLFPKFADTPVYNDEADPLVGWSLPQPWRADVTYAAMVVKVIAQHQNLLVANTSSSVRYALLSNDNAFLSYHPHPFSQRTLTARFQVNDTRPPHVQLLRKPVLTAMALLALLDGEQLWAEVSRGGTVLDSNHTVGVLASAHPPTGPADAWRATVLVYASDDTRAHANRSVPLTLSLHGVPPGPEVVFVQLYMDNWLCSPYSEWRRLGRPVYPSAEQFRRMRAAEDPATVVPLPFPSSGRLTLRPELPMPSLWLVHVCARPEEPPGQVTRLRALPLTRGQLLLVWSDERVGSKCLWTYEIQFSPEGVVYLPISRKPSTFNLFVFSPDTAVVSGSYRVRAVDYWARPGPFSSPVWYLGAPAP, from the exons ATGCGCCCACCTCGCCCCCGCGCCGCGCTGCTCGCGCTCCTGGCCGCGTCCCTTGCGGCCGCCGAGGCTCCGCACCTGGTGCGCGTGGACGCGGCCCGCGCGCTGCGTCCCCTGCAGCCCTTCTGGAGGAGCACCGGCTTCTG TCCCCCACCGCCGCACAGCCAGTCTGACCGGCATGACCTCAGCTGGGACCAGCAGCTCAACCTGGCCTACGTGGGTGCCGTCCCTCATGGTGGCATCGAACAGGTTCGGACCCACTGGCTGCTGGACCTCATCACGGCCAG GGGGTCAGCCAGGCAGGGCCTGAGCTACAACTTCACCCACCTGGACCGGTACCTGGACCTTCTCAGGGAGAACCAGCTCGTCCCAG GTAGGTACGGCCTCAAGCACGTTTCCAAGTGGAATTTCGAGACGTGGAACGAGCCGGACCACCACGACTTTGACAACGTGTCCATGACCTTGCAAG GCTTCTTGAACTACTACGACGCCTGCTCCGAGGGTCTGCGAGCCGTCAGCTCGGCTCTGCGCCTGGGCGGCCCCGGAGACTCCTTCCACCCGCTGCCGCGCTCCCCGCTCTGCTGGAGCCTCCTGGGGCACTGCCACAACGGCACCAACTTCTTCACCGGGGAGATGGGCGTGAGGCTGGACTACATTGCCCTCCACAAGAAG GGCGCGGGCAGCTCCATCTACATCCTGGAGCAGGAGGCGGCGGTCGTGCGGCAGATACAGCGGCTCTTCCCCAAGTTCGCGGACACCCCCGTTTACAACGACGAGGCCGACCCGCTGGTGGGCTGGTCCCTGCCGCAGCCCTGGAGGGCCGACGTGACCTACGCTGCCATGGTCGTGAAG GTCATCGCACAGCACCAGAACCTGCTGGTGGCCAACACCAGCTCCTCCGTGCGCTACGCGCTCCTAAGCAACGACAACGCCTTCCTGAGTTACCACCCGCACCCCTTCTCTCAGCGCACGCTCACCGCGCGCTTCCAGGTCAACGACACGCGCCCGCCGCACGTGCAGCTGCTGCGCAAGCCGGTGCTCACGGCGATGGCCCTGCTGGCCCTGCTGG ACGGCGAGCAGCTCTGGGCTGAGGTGTCGCGGGGCGGGACGGTGCTGGATAGCAACCACACGGTGGGCGTCCTGGCCAGCGCCCACCCCCCCACGGGCCCCGCCGACGCCTGGCGCGCCACGGTGCTGGTCTACGCGAGCGACGACACCCGCGCCCACGCCAACCGCAGCGTACCCTTGACTCTGAGCTTGCACGGGGTGCCCCCGGGCCCGG AGGTCGTCTTTGTCCAGCTCTACATGGACAACTGGCTCTGCAGCCCCTACAGCGAGTGGCGGCGCCTGGGCAGGCCCGTCTACCCCTCTGCTGAGCAGTTCCGGCGCATGCGCGCGGCCGAG GACCCGGCGACCGTGGTGCCGCTCCCCTTTCCCAGCAGCGGCCGCCTGACGCTGCGTCCTGAGCTTCCTATGCCCTCGCTCTGGCTGGTGCACGTGTGCGCGCGCCCCGAGGAGCCGCCGGGGCAG GTGACCCGGCTTCGTGCTCTGCCCTTGACCCGCGGGCAGCTGCTTTTGGTCTGGTCCGATGAGCGTGTGGGCTCCAA GTGCCTGTGGACCTATGAGATCCAGTTCTCCCCGGAGGGTGTGGTGTACCTGCCCATCAGCAGGAAGCCTTCGACCTTTAACCTCTTCGTGTTCAGCCCAG ACACGGCTGTCGTCTCCGGCTCCTACCGGGTCCGTGCTGTGGACTACTGGGCCCGACCGGGCCCCTTCTCGAGCCCCGTGTGGTACCTGGGGGCCCCTGCCCCGTGA
- the SLC26A1 gene encoding sulfate anion transporter 1 yields the protein MMEVSPERTQQGRGLVLVRRRPPAPPGLREALKARLRRSCACSVQGAWALLQDLLPATRWLRQYQPREDLAGDVISGLVIGIILVPQAIAYSLLAGLQPIYSLYTSFFANLIYFLMGTSRHVSVGIFSLLCLMVGQVVDRELLLAGFDPAQDGPAPGANRSALNASATMLALGLQDCSRDCYAIRVATALTLLAGIYQVLMGVLGLGFVSAYLSQPLLDGFAMGASVTILTSQLRHLLGVRVPRHQGPGLVVSTWLSLLRSAGQANLCDVLTSAACLAVLLAAKELSDRYRHHLKVPLPAELLVIGAATLVSHFGQFHERFGSSVAGDIPTGFMAPHVPEPGLVWRVALDAASLALVSSAFSISLAEMFARSHGYSVRANQELLAVGCCNVLPAFFHCFATSAALAKSLVKTATGCRTQLSSAVSAAVVLLVVLALAPLFRDLQRSVLACIIIVSLRGALRKVRDVPRLWRLSPADALVWVATAATCVLVSTEAGLLAGILLSLLSLAGRTRHPRAALLARAGDSSFYGDPAEFEGLVPEPGVQVFRFTGPLYYANKDFFLRSLYSLTGLNVGYAAARRKERGPGVGAGEGEPVEGRDLGPGSSTAALVPSATCFHAVVIDCAPLLFLDAAGLATLQDLRRDYGALGITLLLACCSPSVRDTLRRGGFLGEDQGDAAEEGQLFPSVHCAVQAARARCQELVAANSTL from the exons ATGATGGAAGTGTCCCCTGAGCGCACACAGCAGGGCAGGGGGCTGGTGCTGGTTCGCCGGCGGCCCCCCGCACCCCCAGGCCTGCGAGAGGCTCTGAAGGCCCGGCTGCGGCGGAGCTGTGCGTGCAgcgtgcagggggcctgggcgcTGCTGCAGGACCTGCTCCCCGCCACGCGCTGGCTCCGCCAGTACCAGCCTCGGGAGGACCTGGCGGGTGACGTCATATCTGGGCTGGTCATCGGCATCATCCTGGTGCCTCAGGCCATCGCCTACTCACTGCTGGCCGGGCTGCAGCCCATCTACAGCCTCTACACGTCCTTCTTTGCGAACCTCATCTACTTCCTCATGGGCACCTCGCGCCACGTCTCCGTGGGTATCTTCAGCCTGCTCTGCCTCATGGTGGGCCAGGTGGTGGACCGTGAGCTCCTGCTGGCCGGCTTCGACCCCGCCCAGGACGGCCCGGCCCCCGGGGCCAACCGCAGCGCCCTCAACGCCTCGGCCACCATGCTGGCGCTTGGGCTACAGGACTGCAGCCGGGACTGCTACGCCATCCGCGTGGCCACCGCCCTCACGCTGCTGGCCGGGATTTACCAG GTCCTCATGGGCGTCCTCGGGCTGGGCTTCGTGTCCGCCTACCTCTCGCAGCCGCTGCTGGACGGCTTCGCCATGGGGGCCTCAGTGACCATCCTGACCTCCCAGCTCCGACACCTGCTGGGCGTGCGGGTCCCGCGGCACCAGGGGCCGGGCCTGGTGGTCAGCACGTGGCTGAGCCTGCTGCGCAGCGCCGGGCAGGCCAACCTGTGCGACGTGCTCACCAGCGCCGCGTGCCTGGCCGTGCTGCTGGCGGCCAAGGAGCTCTCGGACCGCTACCGGCACCACTTGAAGGTGCCGCTGCCCGCAGAACTGCTGGTCATCGGGGCGGCCACGCTCGTGTCCCACTTCGGGCAGTTCCACGAGCGCTTCGGCTCCAGTGTGGCTGGCGACATCCCCACTGGCTTCATGGCCCCGCATGTGCCAGAGCCGGGGCTGGTGTGGCGCGTGGCGCTGGACGCCGCATCCCTGGCCCTCGTGAGTTCCGCCTTCTCCATCTCGCTGGCGGAGATGTTCGCCCGCAGCCACGGCTACTCTGTGCGCGCCAACCAGGAGCTGCTGGCTGTGGGCTGCTGCAACGTGCTGCCTGCCTTCTTCCACTGTTTTGCCACCAGCGCCGCCCTGGCCAAGAGCCTGGTGAAGACGGCCACCGGCTGCCGCACGCAGCTCTCCAGCGCGGTCAGCGCCGCCGTGGTGCTGCTGGTGGTGCTGGCGCTAGCGCCCCTGTTCCGGGACCTGCAGCGGAGCGTGCTGGCCTGCATCATCATCGTCAGCCTGCGTGGGGCCCTGCGCAAGGTGCGGGACGTCCCGCGGCTGTGGCGGCTCAGCCCTGCCGATGCTCTGGTCTGGGTGGCCACGGCGGCCACCTgcgtgctggtcagcaccgaggCCGGGCTCCTGGCCGGCATTCTCCTCTCACTGCTCAGCCTGGCCGGCCGCACACGGCACCCACGCGCTGCCCTGCTCGCCCGCGCCGGGGATTCCAGCTTCTATGGGGACCCAGCAGAATTTGAGGGCCTGGTCCCCGAGCCTGGTGTGCAGGTGTTCCGCTTCACGGGGCCCCTCTACTACGCCAATAAGGACTTCTTCCTGCGGTCACTCTACAGCCTCACCGGGCTGAACGTGGGGTACGCAGCCGCCAGGAGGAAGGAGCGGGgcccgggggtgggggctggCGAGGGAGAGCCTGTCGAAGGCAGGGACCTGGGTCCCGGGAGCAGCACAGCTGCGCTGGTGCCCTCAGCGACCTGCTTCCACGCAGTGGTCATTGACTGTGCCCCGCTGCTGTTCCTGGACGCGGCCGGCCTGGCCACACTGCAGGACCTGCGCCGAGACTACGGGGCCTTGGGCATCACCCTGCTCCTGGCCTGCTGCAGCCCCTCGGTGAGGGACACCCTGAGGAGAGGCGGCTTCCTCGGGGAGGACCAGGGGGACGCGGCCGAGGAGGGGCAGCTGTTCCCCAGCGTGCACTGTGCCGTGCAGGCGGCCCGAGCCCGCTGCCAGGAGCTGGTGGCCGCCAACTCCACCCTCTAG
- the IDUA gene encoding alpha-L-iduronidase isoform X1: protein MRPPRPRAALLALLAASLAAAEAPHLVRVDAARALRPLQPFWRSTGFCPPPPHSQSDRHDLSWDQQLNLAYVGAVPHGGIEQVRTHWLLDLITARGSARQGLSYNFTHLDRYLDLLRENQLVPGFELMGSPSGRFTDFEDKRQVFEWKDLVSLLARRYIGRYGLKHVSKWNFETWNEPDHHDFDNVSMTLQGFLNYYDACSEGLRAVSSALRLGGPGDSFHPLPRSPLCWSLLGHCHNGTNFFTGEMGVRLDYIALHKKGAGSSIYILEQEAAVVRQIQRLFPKFADTPVYNDEADPLVGWSLPQPWRADVTYAAMVVKVIAQHQNLLVANTSSSVRYALLSNDNAFLSYHPHPFSQRTLTARFQVNDTRPPHVQLLRKPVLTAMALLALLDGEQLWAEVSRGGTVLDSNHTVGVLASAHPPTGPADAWRATVLVYASDDTRAHANRSVPLTLSLHGVPPGPEVVFVQLYMDNWLCSPYSEWRRLGRPVYPSAEQFRRMRAAEDPATVVPLPFPSSGRLTLRPELPMPSLWLVHVCARPEEPPGQVTRLRALPLTRGQLLLVWSDERVGSKCLWTYEIQFSPEGVVYLPISRKPSTFNLFVFSPDTAVVSGSYRVRAVDYWARPGPFSSPVWYLGAPAP from the exons ATGCGCCCACCTCGCCCCCGCGCCGCGCTGCTCGCGCTCCTGGCCGCGTCCCTTGCGGCCGCCGAGGCTCCGCACCTGGTGCGCGTGGACGCGGCCCGCGCGCTGCGTCCCCTGCAGCCCTTCTGGAGGAGCACCGGCTTCTG TCCCCCACCGCCGCACAGCCAGTCTGACCGGCATGACCTCAGCTGGGACCAGCAGCTCAACCTGGCCTACGTGGGTGCCGTCCCTCATGGTGGCATCGAACAGGTTCGGACCCACTGGCTGCTGGACCTCATCACGGCCAG GGGGTCAGCCAGGCAGGGCCTGAGCTACAACTTCACCCACCTGGACCGGTACCTGGACCTTCTCAGGGAGAACCAGCTCGTCCCAG GCTTTGAGCTGATGGGCAGCCCCTCCGGACGCTTCACTGACTTTGAGGACAAGCGGCAGGTGTTCGAGTGGAAGGACCTGGTCTCGCTCCTGGCCAGGAGATACATCG GTAGGTACGGCCTCAAGCACGTTTCCAAGTGGAATTTCGAGACGTGGAACGAGCCGGACCACCACGACTTTGACAACGTGTCCATGACCTTGCAAG GCTTCTTGAACTACTACGACGCCTGCTCCGAGGGTCTGCGAGCCGTCAGCTCGGCTCTGCGCCTGGGCGGCCCCGGAGACTCCTTCCACCCGCTGCCGCGCTCCCCGCTCTGCTGGAGCCTCCTGGGGCACTGCCACAACGGCACCAACTTCTTCACCGGGGAGATGGGCGTGAGGCTGGACTACATTGCCCTCCACAAGAAG GGCGCGGGCAGCTCCATCTACATCCTGGAGCAGGAGGCGGCGGTCGTGCGGCAGATACAGCGGCTCTTCCCCAAGTTCGCGGACACCCCCGTTTACAACGACGAGGCCGACCCGCTGGTGGGCTGGTCCCTGCCGCAGCCCTGGAGGGCCGACGTGACCTACGCTGCCATGGTCGTGAAG GTCATCGCACAGCACCAGAACCTGCTGGTGGCCAACACCAGCTCCTCCGTGCGCTACGCGCTCCTAAGCAACGACAACGCCTTCCTGAGTTACCACCCGCACCCCTTCTCTCAGCGCACGCTCACCGCGCGCTTCCAGGTCAACGACACGCGCCCGCCGCACGTGCAGCTGCTGCGCAAGCCGGTGCTCACGGCGATGGCCCTGCTGGCCCTGCTGG ACGGCGAGCAGCTCTGGGCTGAGGTGTCGCGGGGCGGGACGGTGCTGGATAGCAACCACACGGTGGGCGTCCTGGCCAGCGCCCACCCCCCCACGGGCCCCGCCGACGCCTGGCGCGCCACGGTGCTGGTCTACGCGAGCGACGACACCCGCGCCCACGCCAACCGCAGCGTACCCTTGACTCTGAGCTTGCACGGGGTGCCCCCGGGCCCGG AGGTCGTCTTTGTCCAGCTCTACATGGACAACTGGCTCTGCAGCCCCTACAGCGAGTGGCGGCGCCTGGGCAGGCCCGTCTACCCCTCTGCTGAGCAGTTCCGGCGCATGCGCGCGGCCGAG GACCCGGCGACCGTGGTGCCGCTCCCCTTTCCCAGCAGCGGCCGCCTGACGCTGCGTCCTGAGCTTCCTATGCCCTCGCTCTGGCTGGTGCACGTGTGCGCGCGCCCCGAGGAGCCGCCGGGGCAG GTGACCCGGCTTCGTGCTCTGCCCTTGACCCGCGGGCAGCTGCTTTTGGTCTGGTCCGATGAGCGTGTGGGCTCCAA GTGCCTGTGGACCTATGAGATCCAGTTCTCCCCGGAGGGTGTGGTGTACCTGCCCATCAGCAGGAAGCCTTCGACCTTTAACCTCTTCGTGTTCAGCCCAG ACACGGCTGTCGTCTCCGGCTCCTACCGGGTCCGTGCTGTGGACTACTGGGCCCGACCGGGCCCCTTCTCGAGCCCCGTGTGGTACCTGGGGGCCCCTGCCCCGTGA